A single Montipora foliosa isolate CH-2021 chromosome 7, ASM3666993v2, whole genome shotgun sequence DNA region contains:
- the LOC138009882 gene encoding uncharacterized protein produces MPPRNRISLEQREKIVRAFEDVHEDYLAIAETLGVNRSTARGIVSRYVREGRIAERPRGGANHVRVDDAMRDCLDDIINENCLLTIAEMNRELRVRLPHKPPVRTNKPGAPLLGLAKSIYYRVKLARPLPADRNHPDVLQNRVEYGNWFMGHAVLNHTVFIDECGYNIWTARSRGRALRGERAYRPVCGQRGRNVTVALAISPTSGLVFHSAIHGGMNGRGFDDFLAQTRLNLDPDEHVIFVYDGAPAHRNPAIPGPNSELRKLPPYSPFLNIVEQAVSALKAAIKADISRPEIQVQMNDRAEARRQGLALGNYRTQLLLQALQRNIGTITVAKCGQWFRFTKMHQ; encoded by the exons ATGCCACCCAGAAACCGAATCTCTCTGGAACAACGCGAAAAGATTGTCCGCGCCTTTGAAGATGTCCATGAAGATTATTTGGCGATTGCTGAAACTCTCGGAGTAAACAGATCGACTGCAAGAGGTATAGTTTCACGCTACGTCCGAGAAGGAAGGATAGCTGAAAGACCGCGAGGTGGCGCCAATCATGTACGAGTAGATGATGCCATGCGGGACTGTCTAGATGACATTATCAACGAAAATTGCCTTCTAACAATTGCCGAGATGAATCGCGAATTGAGAGTACGCCTTCCACATAAGCCA ccagtaagaacaaacaagccaggagctccgcttttaggcttggctaaatctatatattatcgaGTGAAATTGGCAAGACCTCTGCCGGCTGATAGAAACCACCCTGATGTCCTACAAAATCGAGTAGAATATGGAAACTGGTTCATGGGTCATGCAGTCTTAAATCACACTGTATTTATAGATGAGTGTGGCTACAATATTTGGACCGCACGAAGTCGAGGACGAGCTTTAAGGGGAGAGAGGGCCTATCGTCCAGTATGTGGTCAGCGAGGAAGAAATGTGACTGTGGCATTGGCAATTTCACCCACTAGTGGTCTAGTGTTTCACTCAGCAATACACGGAGGCATGAATGGACGAGGATTTGATGATTTTCTCGCGCAGACAAGGCTAAATCTCGACCCCGATGAACACGTAATTTTTGTTTATGATGGTGCGCCAGCCCACAGGAATCCTGCCATTCCCGGACCTAATTCAGAATTAAGAAAATTGCCACCTTACAGTCCCTTTCTCAATATTGTTGAACAAGCTGTTAGTGCCTTGAAAGCTGCAATAAAGGCGGATATAAGTCGTCCTGAAATTCAAGTACAGATGAACGACCGCGCTGAAGCCAGACGTCAAGGACTTGCCTTGGGAAATTACCGCACGCAGTTGTTACTTCAAGCACTACAGAGGAATATTGGTACCATCACTGTCGCTAAATGTGGACAGTGGTTCAGGTTTACCAAGATGCATCAATAA
- the LOC138010648 gene encoding melatonin receptor type 1A-like, translating to MASVLQSRNVVLVVIEVSALIVLNLLSLMGNTLVCMFVYRNTRLRTTTNLNIIALAISDLLSAVFVMPFVTVVLVSGHWIFGEVICNVLAFFSAFIIYVSPATMGLTALNRYVRMCRPDQEYQRYFSPKKSLALLVSVWVIVASYSGLPNIVGLRKNTFFPNIASCAIDHLSESGRLIHYCIVISLFFLTPLIITIFSYVKVAKKMQHHKMETSSLRQNSLIISAREIRISKSLFVVVFAFMICWIPFWIIVLLMRFHLVQKLPRNVKLLCFFFLYLSNTINPFIYAGMNRRFRKEFLEIVCECKKKVRNRITYETPQTDTNNVPQEVDEEHLGNLTVGNALSVDHDKKE from the coding sequence ATGGCGAGTGTTCTGCAATCCAGGAACGTAGTCTTGGTTGTCATAGAAGTCAGCGCGTTAATTGTCTTAAATCTTCTGTCCCTTATGGGAAATACCTTGGTTTGTATGTTCGTATACAGAAACACGCGATTGCGTACAACAACGAATCTTAACATCATCGCGTTGGCAATAAGCGATTTACTATCGGCCGTATTTGTAATGCCGTTTGTGACAGTTGTCCTTGTAAGCGGCCACTGGATTTTCGGTGAAGTTATTTGTAATGTTCTTGCTTTCTTCAGTGCGTTTATCATTTACGTTTCACCAGCAACAATGGGGCTGACAGCGCTCAATCGTTATGTGAGAATGTGCAGACCAGACCAGGAATATCAGAGGTACTTTTCCCCGAAAAAATCACTGGCCCTTCTCGTGTCTGTTTGGGTGATCGTTGCCAGTTACAGTGGCCTCCCAAATATAGTTGGTCTTCGAAAGAACACGTTTTTCCCGAATATTGCCTCATGTGCCATTGATCATCTCAGTGAAAGTGGCAGACTGATACACTATTGCATCGTTATCTCCTTGTTCTTTTTAACGCCTTTAATCATCACAATTTTTAGCTACGtgaaagttgcgaaaaaaaTGCAACACCACAAAATGGAAACTTCATCCTTGCGACAAAATTCACTGATCATCAGTGCCCGAGAGATAAGAATTAGTAAATCTCTTTTTGTAGTTGTTTTCGCTTTCATGATCTGTTGGATTCCCTTTTGGATCATCGTCCTTCTAATGCGCTTTCATTTGGTTCAAAAGCTGCCACGAAATGTGAAGCTCCtgtgtttctttttcctttacttATCCAATACGATCAATCCATTCATTTACGCTGGTATGAACCGTCGCTTCAGAAAAGAATTCCTCGAAATTGTTTGTGAGTGTAAGAAGAAAGTTCGGAatcgcataacttatgaaaccCCTCAGACAGATACGAATAATGTTCCACAAGAAGTTGACGAAGAGCATCTTGGTAATCTCACTGTTGGTAATGCTTTAAGTGTTGATCACGATAAAAAAGAATAA